The Nitrospira sp. KM1 genome includes a window with the following:
- a CDS encoding sigma-54 dependent transcriptional regulator: MGSVSILVVENEEGIRNLLHTVLTTEGYRVTVAENGDDAIRFAQDMAVDVLLTDLKLPDTNGLTILEQMLRIDPTVTGIVMTGHGTIDTAVRAMKSGAFEFITKPFEVVQVTEIVKKAVQAQSVKRHGQSMKKSVRDQYRLERLIGTSSQIRDLVEFVEKVADTDSTVLIQGESGTGKEMVARMLHFNSLRKARPLVPVNCGAIPENLLESELFGHERGAFTGALHTRLGRFELANGGTIFLDEIGELSPSLQVKLLRVLQERSFERVGGTKTIHVDVRVLAATNQDLERAVQDKRFRQDLYYRLHVIPVTIPPLRERCEDIPDLVRHFVAVFNRTKHTTIESCSPDAMTRLTEYAWPGNVRELEHMIERVVVLKKTGRIEASDLPERVLQRTGHPEASKDQFIRFSDQGVNLSRELEQFENRLIVEALRQANGITSKAAQLLQLNRTTLVEKLKRKGFAPKSLNCIAG, from the coding sequence ATGGGTTCAGTGTCAATCCTTGTCGTAGAGAACGAAGAAGGAATCCGAAACCTGTTGCACACCGTCCTGACTACGGAAGGGTACCGTGTGACGGTTGCCGAGAATGGCGATGACGCGATTCGGTTTGCACAAGACATGGCCGTCGATGTGCTGTTGACGGACTTGAAGCTTCCCGACACGAATGGACTCACCATTCTCGAGCAGATGTTGCGGATCGATCCCACGGTGACCGGTATCGTGATGACTGGTCACGGTACGATCGACACGGCGGTCCGCGCTATGAAAAGCGGCGCGTTTGAATTCATCACCAAGCCGTTTGAGGTTGTGCAGGTCACGGAGATCGTGAAGAAAGCCGTGCAGGCGCAGTCGGTGAAACGGCACGGTCAATCCATGAAGAAATCGGTGCGCGATCAATATCGGTTGGAACGTCTGATCGGAACCAGTTCCCAGATCCGTGACCTGGTGGAGTTCGTCGAAAAGGTTGCGGATACTGACAGCACTGTGCTCATTCAGGGAGAAAGCGGCACCGGGAAGGAAATGGTCGCGCGCATGCTTCACTTCAACAGCCTGCGCAAAGCTCGCCCCCTTGTTCCCGTCAATTGCGGGGCGATTCCGGAAAACCTGCTGGAATCTGAACTATTCGGTCATGAACGGGGCGCATTCACAGGGGCTCTCCATACCAGGCTCGGACGATTTGAATTGGCGAACGGGGGAACGATTTTTCTCGACGAAATCGGAGAATTGAGTCCATCCTTGCAAGTGAAGCTGCTGCGTGTCCTACAGGAGCGCTCGTTCGAGCGTGTTGGAGGGACGAAGACGATTCATGTGGACGTCCGGGTGCTTGCGGCAACCAATCAGGATCTCGAACGAGCCGTACAAGACAAGCGGTTCCGCCAAGACCTCTACTACCGCTTACATGTCATTCCCGTGACCATTCCGCCGCTGCGGGAACGGTGTGAAGACATCCCTGACTTAGTGAGACATTTTGTCGCGGTGTTCAATCGGACGAAACACACGACAATCGAATCCTGCTCCCCTGACGCCATGACCCGTTTGACAGAGTATGCATGGCCCGGCAATGTCCGAGAGCTGGAGCATATGATCGAACGGGTCGTGGTTCTGAAGAAAACCGGCCGGATCGAGGCATCCGATCTTCCGGAGCGGGTTCTCCAGCGGACAGGACATCCTGAAGCCTCAAAGGATCAATTCATTCGATTCAGCGATCAGGGTGTGAATCTCTCTCGTGAATTGGAACAGTTTGAAAATCGTTTGATCGTTGAGGCACTCAGACAGGCCAATGGTATTACAAGCAAAGCGGCTCAGCTTCTGCAATTGAATCGCACGACGCTCGTCGAAAAGCTCAAGCGCAAAGGGTTCGCTCCAAAATCTCTGAATTGCATCGCGGGCTAA
- the sthA gene encoding Si-specific NAD(P)(+) transhydrogenase has product MSVQHFDMAVIGSGPAGQKAAVQGAKAGKRVLVIEREQGVGGGCVYRGTIPSKTLRESALQMNRARRLSSMLEMKMHSDLPLAALMSRVDDVVAAHGVYMRDQLSRNGISCFHGRARFQSDRQIELQSVDGERQTIEADIIILATGSRPRTPSDIPIDHEHILDSDSILSMIYLPRTMTVLGGGIIASEYGSIFSQLGVKVTIIDRADRPLQFLDEELAHTFVQSFEEQGGRYLGGQRVSNVRWDGISQVLTTLQNGEIIGGEKMLVALGRQANIEDLGLEGAGLSVTEKGTIPVNDHCQTIVPHIYGVGDVIGPPGLASTAMEQGRRAACHALGLPESDSAQIIPMGIYTIPEMSSIGLDESGARKRYRSILVGRSKYHEIARGQISGTSDGLLKMIADPTGEYLLGVQIIGEGATELIHVGQMALRSGATIDSFIDNIFNFPTLAEAYRVAALDILGQRRKQPAFSAQSVPTAA; this is encoded by the coding sequence ATGAGCGTCCAACATTTCGACATGGCCGTCATCGGGAGTGGGCCGGCCGGCCAAAAGGCTGCCGTCCAAGGAGCCAAGGCCGGGAAACGCGTCCTGGTCATCGAGCGGGAGCAGGGCGTCGGAGGCGGCTGTGTGTACCGGGGCACCATCCCGAGCAAGACCCTTCGGGAAAGTGCCTTGCAGATGAACCGAGCCAGACGACTGTCTTCGATGCTCGAAATGAAGATGCACTCAGACCTTCCTCTCGCTGCACTGATGAGCCGGGTGGACGACGTCGTGGCTGCGCACGGCGTCTATATGCGTGACCAACTTTCTCGCAATGGCATTTCCTGCTTTCATGGCCGGGCCCGCTTCCAGTCGGATCGGCAAATCGAGTTGCAATCCGTGGACGGAGAACGGCAGACGATAGAAGCGGACATTATCATTCTCGCCACAGGGTCTCGGCCACGCACCCCATCCGATATTCCCATTGACCACGAGCATATCCTGGACAGCGACTCGATTCTGTCGATGATCTACCTGCCCCGTACCATGACGGTGCTCGGCGGGGGCATCATCGCATCAGAATACGGATCAATCTTTTCTCAATTAGGCGTCAAGGTCACGATCATCGATCGGGCCGATCGTCCGCTTCAATTTCTCGACGAGGAATTGGCCCACACATTCGTCCAGAGCTTCGAGGAACAGGGCGGACGGTATCTGGGTGGTCAGCGGGTGTCGAACGTCCGCTGGGACGGCATCTCCCAAGTCTTGACGACTCTTCAAAACGGTGAAATCATCGGCGGCGAGAAGATGCTGGTCGCCCTGGGTCGCCAAGCCAATATTGAAGATTTGGGACTGGAGGGCGCCGGCCTGTCTGTGACTGAGAAAGGAACAATTCCTGTCAACGACCATTGCCAAACCATCGTCCCTCATATTTATGGTGTCGGCGATGTCATCGGCCCTCCAGGATTGGCCTCTACGGCGATGGAACAGGGGCGTCGCGCCGCATGCCATGCGCTGGGGCTGCCGGAGAGCGACTCGGCGCAAATTATTCCGATGGGGATCTATACGATCCCGGAGATGTCCAGTATCGGATTGGATGAGTCGGGGGCCAGAAAACGCTACCGCTCGATTCTGGTCGGCCGGTCAAAATACCATGAGATTGCGCGCGGTCAGATATCCGGTACCAGCGATGGCCTTCTCAAGATGATTGCGGATCCCACCGGAGAATACTTGTTGGGCGTGCAAATCATAGGAGAAGGAGCGACAGAATTAATCCACGTGGGTCAAATGGCCCTCCGTAGCGGAGCGACCATCGACTCATTTATCGACAACATCTTCAACTTTCCTACTCTCGCGGAGGCATACCGCGTCGCCGCACTGGACATTCTCGGGCAGCGTCGCAAACAACCGGCATTCTCTGCTCAGAGCGTACCTACAGCAGCCTAA
- a CDS encoding response regulator transcription factor, protein MRKAKSIRVLLVDDHEVVRAGLRTVLRQSQGILVVGEAATAAEAVLQASRCQPDVVLMDARLPDGSGVDACRAIREQSPDVRVLFLTSFSDESIVLAAVFGGADGYLLKHVNTASLLQAIRSVASGHSILDSSVTKLIVSGGRTVPANDPASSTAALSSQQHRVLALVAKGKTNKEIADALHLSDKTVKNYIRTIFQKLHVTRRSQAAAHFMRLVEQAAGDRSVASSTSR, encoded by the coding sequence ATGCGTAAGGCCAAATCCATCAGAGTGTTACTAGTCGACGATCATGAGGTTGTGCGAGCAGGACTGCGCACGGTACTGCGACAGTCGCAGGGGATCCTCGTAGTCGGTGAGGCCGCGACAGCCGCCGAGGCCGTCCTCCAAGCCTCCCGATGTCAGCCCGATGTCGTGCTCATGGATGCCAGACTTCCAGACGGAAGCGGTGTGGATGCATGCAGGGCAATTCGTGAACAATCTCCCGACGTTCGCGTGTTATTTCTCACCTCTTTTTCGGATGAGAGCATCGTGCTGGCAGCGGTGTTCGGGGGGGCAGACGGGTATCTCCTGAAACACGTGAATACGGCGAGTCTTCTGCAGGCGATTCGATCCGTAGCCAGCGGTCATTCGATCCTCGATTCTTCGGTCACCAAGTTGATCGTGAGCGGGGGCCGCACGGTGCCGGCCAATGATCCGGCAAGTTCAACGGCTGCGTTGTCGAGCCAACAGCATCGCGTTCTGGCGCTGGTTGCCAAAGGTAAGACCAACAAGGAGATCGCCGATGCACTTCATCTCAGCGATAAAACCGTGAAGAACTACATCCGCACGATTTTTCAAAAACTCCACGTGACCAGACGGTCTCAAGCCGCAGCGCATTTCATGCGTCTTGTCGAACAGGCCGCTGGAGATCGCTCCGTGGCGTCATCAACCTCACGATAG
- a CDS encoding HDOD domain-containing protein: MSTETSRSQGSTVVEQVEAALAERIEKGKIELPLLPQVAGQVMALANDPSADAAKLSALIHQDQSLAAHVLRIANSPAYMPRSPIVSLQHAVAMLGVNLLSEIALSVSLKSSALQVTGYDPDVKQLWRHSFASGVYAKEIARLRRFNVESAYLCGLLHAIGKPVVLKTVVTIAAERRLNIEHDAVLSFLDGYHARVGTLIAKEWALPKQVGEAIGYYTMYEQAPTYKQEVMMTCLADRLATYLVVADAFDETTVRDHTVYADLNLYPNDVDALLRIKDKMLSLVDAMAL, encoded by the coding sequence ATGAGCACCGAAACAAGCAGGTCGCAGGGCAGCACGGTCGTCGAGCAGGTAGAAGCGGCCCTTGCCGAACGAATTGAGAAAGGTAAAATTGAGCTGCCGCTGCTCCCACAAGTGGCGGGACAGGTCATGGCCTTGGCCAACGATCCATCAGCTGATGCAGCCAAGCTATCGGCTCTCATTCATCAGGACCAGTCACTGGCTGCCCACGTACTGAGAATCGCGAATTCACCGGCCTACATGCCTCGGTCTCCGATCGTGTCCCTGCAACATGCCGTGGCCATGCTCGGAGTGAATCTGCTGTCCGAAATCGCCTTGAGTGTCTCCCTGAAGAGCAGCGCTCTGCAAGTCACGGGTTATGACCCGGATGTGAAACAGTTATGGCGGCACTCTTTTGCGAGCGGGGTCTATGCCAAAGAGATCGCCAGGCTTCGCCGCTTTAACGTCGAGAGCGCGTATTTATGCGGCCTCCTCCACGCCATCGGGAAACCGGTTGTCTTGAAGACCGTGGTGACCATCGCCGCTGAGCGCCGTCTCAACATCGAGCACGATGCGGTGCTTTCCTTCCTCGATGGATACCATGCCCGGGTCGGGACGTTGATCGCCAAAGAATGGGCGCTCCCCAAGCAAGTCGGCGAAGCTATCGGTTACTACACCATGTATGAACAGGCTCCGACCTACAAGCAGGAAGTCATGATGACGTGTCTGGCCGATCGACTCGCAACTTATCTGGTCGTCGCCGATGCATTTGACGAGACGACCGTCCGTGACCACACGGTCTATGCTGATTTGAACCTGTATCCCAATGATGTGGATGCACTCCTGAGGATCAAGGACAAGATGTTGAGCCTCGTCGACGCAATGGCTTTATGA
- a CDS encoding PAS domain S-box protein, producing MGIPTTLPEALSEIERLQEQLERLRAKGSRQDLWSHGSRASVESAEALGALREFAGGIDTLKRQEFFPSLVRRLSSAMRMKHAVVSESITGFRFKTLAVWSDRTFGKAYEGTTVGTPYDDAVIQRGFCSYSSGVSQRFPDHTWLPASDIQSCFVVPLFGSTGLVIGMLSLMDDAPRNMSRDQQALFQLVGACAGVELARQQAEHAMERREAHYRAVLECSTDLVAVTDLTGCVQHLSPSIERAMGCSREILVGREVFNLFHPDDRAGARAALSNLCVSREDDDMRCGAFRLQHHSGAWRMLDVAARIVPSANGSQDSIILMLQEVAAHRRVDEEQSHVLVDLENIMETVPDLMFTLDYQGFLIKWNSRVQQVTGYTAEELRHKPALAFVPLEEYDRTTAAIQQALTEGTAELEGRLLTKDGRLIPYHWTGAALKDSWGHTVGIAGIGRDVTEQKRIESALRANEERYARATAVGKVGVWELDVDKGLYYGDTNLKALFGYGPLDLSTDPAEWLNLVHPDDRTVALSSWAEVSGSLKESFNYELRMIRKDGVTIWTEVRGHAVRDVEGRLTHLIGATVDTTERKQAQDALERSEQQLRTVLDTLPIGVWFTDSRGHVLYGNPAGQQLWSRAKTVGLPDHVSGKLWWEGIDEAESPHRWAIGTIISRDRTVLNETIMIETESGERKTLRNSAVPVRQDDGTVLGALILNEDITDRIQAEEDVHRTRMFLESIVENIPHMIVVKDAKTLELTLVNRAAKMYLGIEQEQLLGKSLYDCFPEHQADMLLEQDHHTLESNSVHDIREHVLDTKHFGARVFSSKSVPIRNGFEPSHLLLISEDITERKRAEEALRESEERFAKAFRSSPHAVVISELQSGKIIDANGAAFQLFSAPGRGIGETINTDRDLWPTASHRDRFVANLCEAGVVRNMEVIVHTRRKEMRHCLMSAELIELHGRRCMVTVCSDITELKRAEEALRQRERDLRSALDERERISQDLHDGILQSLYAVGLGIETCRPYLRRPHMKRVTRALDLAVAQLNAVMRDIRGFISGLETELQHGRDFPAAVRTMVHELAQPHDTRCRVAIDPAATEALTAEQGLHLFSIVKEAMSNSLRHAKAKDASVSLRAVRQGLRLSIRDNGVGFVPSEVVGTGRGLGNMAARANKVGGVFTVRSRPKHGTRIVLDLPREVIHA from the coding sequence ATGGGCATTCCAACGACCCTGCCTGAAGCCTTGTCCGAGATAGAGCGGTTGCAGGAACAGCTGGAGAGGTTGCGCGCGAAGGGTTCCAGACAAGATTTATGGAGTCATGGGTCTCGGGCATCCGTCGAATCCGCTGAAGCGCTCGGTGCACTCAGGGAATTTGCAGGCGGTATAGATACGTTAAAAAGACAAGAATTCTTCCCATCCCTCGTACGTCGCCTTTCGAGTGCGATGCGGATGAAGCATGCGGTGGTTTCAGAATCCATCACCGGATTTCGATTCAAGACATTGGCAGTCTGGTCGGACCGGACATTTGGCAAAGCGTATGAGGGGACGACTGTTGGGACGCCGTATGACGATGCCGTCATTCAGAGGGGATTTTGCAGCTACTCATCCGGTGTCTCGCAGCGATTTCCCGACCACACGTGGCTCCCTGCATCGGACATTCAGAGCTGCTTCGTCGTCCCACTGTTTGGATCGACCGGCCTGGTGATCGGAATGTTGTCCTTAATGGATGATGCGCCGCGCAACATGAGCCGGGATCAGCAGGCCTTGTTTCAGCTTGTTGGAGCCTGCGCCGGCGTGGAATTGGCGAGGCAGCAGGCAGAGCATGCGATGGAAAGAAGGGAGGCGCACTACCGTGCGGTGCTCGAATGTTCCACCGATCTCGTGGCGGTAACGGATCTCACCGGCTGTGTGCAGCATCTCAGCCCTTCGATCGAGCGTGCGATGGGCTGCTCTCGAGAAATCCTCGTCGGCCGAGAGGTATTCAATCTGTTTCATCCGGATGATCGTGCGGGCGCCAGGGCTGCTCTGTCCAACCTCTGCGTCTCGCGGGAAGACGATGACATGCGGTGTGGCGCATTTCGTCTTCAGCATCACAGCGGAGCTTGGCGAATGCTGGATGTCGCAGCCCGGATCGTTCCAAGTGCCAACGGATCGCAAGACAGCATCATCCTGATGTTACAGGAAGTGGCAGCACATAGGCGAGTTGACGAAGAGCAATCGCACGTACTGGTTGATCTTGAAAACATCATGGAGACGGTCCCTGACCTCATGTTCACCCTGGACTATCAGGGCTTTCTCATCAAATGGAACAGCCGGGTACAGCAGGTCACCGGGTACACGGCCGAGGAGTTGCGCCACAAGCCGGCGCTGGCATTCGTTCCCCTCGAGGAGTACGACCGCACCACAGCAGCCATTCAACAGGCCTTGACCGAAGGAACCGCTGAACTCGAGGGACGGTTGCTGACCAAAGACGGTCGTCTGATCCCTTATCATTGGACGGGGGCGGCGCTCAAAGATTCGTGGGGCCATACCGTCGGAATCGCCGGTATCGGTCGAGACGTGACCGAACAGAAGCGGATCGAAAGCGCGCTACGTGCCAACGAGGAACGCTATGCCCGTGCCACCGCGGTTGGCAAGGTTGGAGTCTGGGAACTCGATGTCGACAAGGGTTTGTATTATGGCGATACCAACTTGAAAGCGCTGTTTGGATATGGTCCGCTCGACTTGTCGACTGATCCCGCGGAATGGTTGAACCTCGTTCATCCCGACGACCGCACTGTGGCGTTGTCCAGTTGGGCGGAGGTGTCGGGATCGTTGAAAGAGTCTTTCAACTATGAACTTCGAATGATTCGTAAAGATGGGGTCACCATCTGGACCGAGGTGCGCGGGCACGCCGTGCGCGACGTCGAGGGAAGGCTCACGCACCTGATTGGCGCGACGGTTGACACCACCGAACGTAAACAGGCGCAGGATGCTTTGGAACGAAGCGAGCAGCAGCTGCGGACCGTTCTCGACACACTGCCCATCGGGGTCTGGTTTACCGACTCACGGGGTCATGTGTTGTATGGCAATCCAGCCGGGCAACAACTCTGGTCACGCGCAAAGACCGTGGGATTGCCTGATCACGTCTCCGGCAAGCTCTGGTGGGAAGGCATCGACGAGGCCGAGTCGCCGCATCGATGGGCGATCGGCACCATCATTTCAAGGGACCGGACAGTGCTGAATGAAACGATCATGATCGAGACGGAGTCAGGGGAACGTAAGACGCTGAGAAATTCAGCCGTACCGGTCAGACAGGACGATGGGACCGTGCTTGGTGCCCTCATCTTGAATGAAGATATCACCGATCGGATTCAAGCCGAGGAAGATGTGCACCGGACTCGCATGTTCCTCGAATCCATCGTGGAAAACATTCCCCATATGATTGTCGTCAAGGATGCCAAGACATTGGAGCTTACACTGGTGAATCGGGCGGCGAAAATGTATCTGGGAATCGAGCAGGAACAGCTCCTCGGGAAAAGCCTCTACGATTGTTTTCCCGAACATCAGGCGGACATGCTTCTCGAGCAGGACCATCATACGCTCGAAAGCAATTCCGTACACGACATACGGGAGCATGTTCTCGATACGAAACATTTCGGCGCGCGAGTCTTCTCATCAAAATCCGTTCCCATCCGCAATGGATTCGAGCCGAGTCATCTGCTTCTTATTTCAGAGGACATCACTGAACGCAAGCGGGCCGAGGAGGCGCTGCGCGAAAGCGAAGAGCGGTTTGCGAAAGCGTTTCGCTCAAGTCCCCATGCCGTCGTCATTTCGGAGTTGCAATCAGGAAAAATTATCGACGCCAATGGAGCGGCATTCCAGCTGTTCAGTGCCCCAGGGAGGGGGATCGGCGAGACGATCAATACCGACCGGGATCTCTGGCCGACTGCCAGTCATCGGGACCGATTTGTCGCGAACCTCTGTGAAGCAGGGGTCGTGCGGAACATGGAGGTCATTGTCCACACTCGTCGTAAGGAGATGCGGCATTGCTTGATGTCTGCCGAACTGATCGAGCTGCATGGCCGCCGTTGCATGGTGACGGTATGCAGCGATATTACGGAACTCAAGCGGGCAGAGGAAGCGCTCCGACAACGGGAACGTGATCTCCGGTCGGCGCTCGACGAGCGGGAGCGGATCAGTCAGGACCTGCACGACGGGATCCTCCAATCGCTGTACGCGGTCGGCTTGGGAATAGAAACCTGCCGCCCCTATCTTCGCCGTCCTCACATGAAGCGTGTCACCAGGGCTTTGGATCTTGCCGTGGCTCAACTGAACGCGGTCATGCGGGATATACGCGGGTTCATCTCCGGCCTTGAGACCGAATTACAGCACGGGAGGGACTTTCCCGCGGCTGTTCGCACGATGGTGCACGAGTTGGCCCAGCCGCACGACACGCGTTGTCGTGTGGCCATCGATCCGGCCGCCACAGAAGCCCTGACGGCCGAGCAGGGGCTTCACCTGTTTAGCATTGTCAAAGAGGCCATGAGTAACAGTCTGCGGCATGCGAAAGCCAAAGATGCTTCGGTCTCACTCCGCGCCGTGAGGCAGGGTCTTCGCCTGAGCATTCGAGACAACGGAGTGGGTTTTGTACCGTCCGAAGTAGTGGGAACCGGTCGAGGCCTGGGCAATATGGCCGCGCGCGCGAACAAAGTCGGGGGAGTCTTCACGGTCCGTTCCCGCCCCAAGCACGGGACCCGTATCGTACTCGATCTTCCCAGGGAGGTCATTCATGCGTAA
- a CDS encoding response regulator transcription factor, translating into MLTAKTKSIQVLIADAQEIFRVGLRAILGEDRTLTVAGEAATVAQTLQEVGRLKPDVVVMDLRFPDGSGSETCRTIRQQCPDTRVLFLTSEAHEEAILSAIAVDANGYVLKGINTQGLIQAIHSVAGGQSILDTAITQPVLARMKSLSEYRPANPRPPLSSQQQRVLALVAEGKTNKEIAATMALSDKTVRNYVRYIFQKLQVSRRAQAAAHCVRYSLQENFKPPRTISL; encoded by the coding sequence ATGCTCACTGCGAAAACGAAGTCGATCCAAGTTCTGATTGCCGACGCACAGGAAATCTTTCGTGTCGGTCTCCGAGCAATTTTAGGGGAAGACCGGACTCTGACGGTGGCTGGAGAGGCGGCAACGGTGGCGCAGACTCTCCAGGAGGTCGGTCGGCTCAAACCCGATGTCGTGGTCATGGATCTGCGGTTTCCAGACGGGAGTGGATCCGAGACTTGTCGCACGATTCGTCAACAATGTCCGGATACCCGGGTGCTCTTCCTGACCTCGGAAGCGCACGAGGAAGCGATTCTTTCGGCAATCGCCGTGGACGCCAACGGCTATGTCCTGAAAGGCATCAATACACAGGGTCTAATTCAAGCAATTCATTCCGTGGCCGGAGGACAATCCATCCTCGATACCGCTATTACCCAGCCGGTACTCGCGCGGATGAAGTCTTTGTCGGAGTATCGTCCCGCCAATCCTCGCCCTCCTCTGTCTTCTCAACAGCAGCGAGTACTCGCATTGGTGGCCGAGGGGAAAACAAACAAGGAAATCGCCGCCACCATGGCGCTGAGCGACAAGACGGTTCGAAACTACGTTCGTTATATTTTCCAGAAGTTACAAGTCTCGCGGCGTGCACAGGCTGCAGCTCATTGTGTGCGATATTCACTACAGGAAAACTTCAAACCACCCAGGACTATTAGTCTGTAG
- a CDS encoding tetratricopeptide repeat protein, translating into MKPSIGFAWPFLVLLLLGMAAAEGGAAETNGQAVGAAPAGVPPQPELPDDGPRFDAAVQGPEAQQFYDGVSAFRRGHYDAARAAFDGFATRNPESGLFPASVAFNAELTLQQEASNRKRAEAVNQYRGLVRAYPKDPNTVRAEWRIGDLYRAMGWFQEAKSAYEQALGRSQTERDTSRAMLGFALACSALGKWKEAELAFATVRKQASDDRMFMHATRGLASALYTQQQVADAQPLYDMLHRRWPTMMRQDAVLLSQYCAVLFDTNRMLQARDVCTVLYNMYPSRTEGGAALIRVGDSCRKLGQQKCSEVFYTVARTLYPNATAGAYARLRLTQMEQELAAVAAEDFLYMKVRGLMRGADSTYLDDAGFRRTYLDMASAHDADMLGSEALYHLAEYHESRKAPEEAVRIYHQVSIRAGKIEHDPWPAAAGDRLVTLLKPRLESALAARDEFNVVSLFHWHGSAPEQHYTGTDILLRVADIHRRQGFSAQAVHLYQSLVRDLKAARFHEEALIGLGQSYLDQRDYVAAQKVLERTRFLYPQSLKGPMVSKLLISSLRGQENYHGAAKLMRTWLRLHPNDRERASIQLMLARTLAEDRQPEEALAAFDEAVRAGTVSPTNDDRLVLADLLSHKHSPQRALELYRQVLTAHPEREEAAWAQLQIVRNLSGRRDTALARAIPTALSLGGDPLLQRATTAIQGNPPDSLIEQGE; encoded by the coding sequence ATGAAACCTTCGATCGGATTTGCCTGGCCGTTCCTCGTTCTGCTGTTGCTCGGCATGGCGGCTGCTGAAGGCGGCGCAGCGGAGACGAATGGACAGGCCGTCGGTGCCGCACCAGCCGGCGTGCCCCCACAGCCGGAGTTGCCCGACGACGGGCCGCGCTTTGATGCGGCCGTGCAAGGGCCGGAAGCACAGCAGTTTTACGATGGCGTATCGGCCTTCCGCAGAGGTCATTACGATGCCGCCCGCGCGGCTTTCGATGGATTTGCCACCCGCAACCCCGAGAGCGGATTGTTTCCTGCCTCAGTCGCATTTAACGCGGAACTCACGTTGCAGCAGGAGGCTTCAAATCGAAAGCGGGCGGAGGCCGTCAATCAATACAGAGGGTTGGTCCGCGCCTATCCCAAAGATCCCAACACGGTACGGGCGGAATGGCGAATCGGCGATCTGTACAGGGCGATGGGGTGGTTTCAAGAGGCAAAGAGTGCGTATGAACAGGCGCTGGGTCGATCTCAAACCGAGCGGGATACGAGCCGGGCCATGCTCGGGTTTGCTCTGGCCTGCAGCGCTCTGGGGAAATGGAAGGAAGCCGAACTGGCTTTCGCAACGGTCCGAAAACAGGCATCCGACGACAGGATGTTCATGCATGCCACCCGAGGATTGGCGAGCGCGCTGTACACGCAGCAGCAGGTCGCCGACGCGCAGCCGCTGTACGACATGTTGCATCGGCGATGGCCCACGATGATGCGGCAGGATGCGGTGCTGCTGTCGCAGTATTGCGCCGTCCTGTTCGATACCAACCGCATGTTGCAAGCTCGTGATGTGTGCACGGTGCTCTATAACATGTATCCGTCCCGGACAGAAGGCGGTGCCGCCCTTATCCGTGTCGGCGACAGTTGCCGGAAACTCGGACAACAGAAATGTTCGGAGGTGTTCTATACGGTCGCCCGAACTCTGTATCCGAATGCGACGGCAGGCGCCTACGCACGTCTTCGATTGACCCAGATGGAACAAGAGCTCGCCGCGGTTGCCGCAGAGGACTTTCTCTACATGAAAGTCCGGGGGCTGATGCGGGGGGCCGACTCAACCTATCTGGACGACGCAGGGTTTCGCCGGACCTATCTCGATATGGCGTCGGCGCACGATGCCGACATGCTCGGAAGCGAAGCACTGTATCATCTCGCCGAATATCATGAGTCCCGTAAGGCTCCCGAAGAGGCGGTTCGTATCTATCATCAGGTCTCGATCCGAGCGGGAAAGATCGAACACGATCCATGGCCCGCAGCGGCCGGGGACCGGTTGGTCACGCTGCTGAAACCCCGCCTTGAATCCGCGCTCGCGGCGCGCGACGAATTCAACGTTGTGTCGCTGTTTCATTGGCACGGGTCCGCCCCGGAGCAGCATTATACGGGCACGGACATCCTATTACGGGTCGCCGATATTCATCGGCGCCAGGGATTCTCCGCTCAAGCCGTGCACTTGTATCAATCGCTGGTCCGCGACCTGAAGGCCGCTCGTTTTCACGAAGAGGCGCTCATCGGTCTTGGGCAGAGTTACCTGGATCAAAGGGACTACGTAGCGGCACAGAAGGTTCTGGAGCGTACGCGGTTCCTCTATCCTCAGAGCCTCAAGGGTCCGATGGTGTCCAAACTGTTGATCTCTTCACTGCGCGGCCAGGAGAACTACCACGGCGCCGCGAAATTGATGCGAACATGGCTGCGTCTCCATCCCAACGACCGCGAGCGCGCTTCAATACAATTGATGTTGGCCAGAACGCTGGCCGAAGACCGCCAACCTGAAGAGGCGCTTGCGGCGTTCGACGAAGCCGTGCGGGCAGGAACTGTTTCGCCGACCAACGACGACCGGCTCGTCCTCGCGGACCTCCTGAGCCACAAGCACTCGCCGCAACGGGCGCTTGAACTCTACCGGCAGGTCCTCACGGCTCACCCGGAGCGGGAAGAGGCCGCATGGGCACAGCTCCAGATCGTCCGCAACCTGTCCGGACGGCGTGACACCGCATTGGCGCGGGCGATACCGACCGCGCTCAGTCTCGGGGGAGATCCCCTGCTTCAACGCGCGACGACGGCCATTCAAGGGAACCCGCCCGACTCGCTCATCGAACAAGGAGAATGA